The following coding sequences are from one Campylobacter sp. RM16187 window:
- a CDS encoding phage holin family protein, with translation MTNDFNIVKEMGIYFWVLVIGLIGGLLNIGTCPSKSTGHKAANLIVGTASSMFLGWISFEIVDHIYQSEKVALAACGFFAWKGAEWINALLDKVIDSRLKKQDDWYSDRYSDYDHTPPIPRNEEDMNKTYKELE, from the coding sequence ATGACAAATGATTTTAATATCGTAAAAGAGATGGGTATATATTTTTGGGTTTTAGTCATAGGACTTATAGGCGGTCTTTTGAATATAGGAACTTGTCCTTCAAAAAGCACCGGACACAAGGCGGCAAATCTTATAGTAGGAACTGCTAGCTCTATGTTTCTTGGCTGGATTAGCTTTGAGATAGTAGATCATATCTATCAAAGCGAGAAGGTAGCTCTAGCGGCTTGTGGCTTTTTTGCATGGAAAGGCGCTGAGTGGATAAACGCGCTGCTCGATAAAGTGATAGACAGCAGACTAAAAAAGCAAGATGACTGGTATAGCGATAGATACTCAGACTATGACCATACGCCGCCTATACCGAGAAACGAAGAAGACATGAATAAAACATACAAGGAGTTAGAGTGA
- a CDS encoding XRE family transcriptional regulator has product MEKQEFQELLKIAGINKKELAELAGMPYATVNSWGSRNPYPPYLKFMLENYIKAKNYENIKNQVFLIEGIKGS; this is encoded by the coding sequence CAAGAGTTTCAAGAGCTGCTAAAGATAGCCGGCATAAATAAAAAAGAGCTGGCAGAACTTGCAGGAATGCCGTATGCTACCGTAAATTCTTGGGGGTCAAGAAATCCATATCCACCATATCTGAAATTTATGTTAGAAAACTACATAAAGGCGAAAAACTACGAGAATATCAAAAATCAGGTGTTTTTAATTGAGGGCATTAAGGGCTCTTAA
- a CDS encoding DUF1353 domain-containing protein, whose product MFKSELTVRRIIGAKNCWQTVEPLVWKSNKDEIVVPAGFIYDGASVPRIFTNIFPKSGERYDRAACLHDFLYATRMLDRKRCDEIFYEAMKFDKMTKWKAWVIYQSVRLFGQRAYSAEKALDPTKIKL is encoded by the coding sequence ATGTTTAAGAGCGAACTAACCGTGCGCCGCATAATAGGCGCAAAAAACTGCTGGCAGACGGTAGAGCCTTTGGTATGGAAAAGCAATAAAGATGAGATCGTAGTGCCTGCGGGGTTCATTTATGACGGAGCTAGTGTTCCGAGAATTTTCACAAACATATTTCCAAAAAGTGGCGAAAGATATGACCGTGCGGCTTGCTTGCACGACTTCCTTTATGCTACTAGGATGCTTGATCGAAAAAGGTGCGATGAGATATTTTACGAGGCTATGAAATTTGACAAGATGACTAAGTGGAAGGCTTGGGTTATATATCAGTCGGTTAGATTGTTTGGACAAAGGGCGTATAGTGCCGAAAAAGCATTAGACCCCACAAAGATAAAGCTTTAG
- a CDS encoding putative peptidoglycan-binding domain-containing protein, whose protein sequence is MPNFSRSLDILYELEFNSPSNALHKNPTEPELTFMGIYAKANPNWQGWNEIYSVVRYSKDLKEASIKLYNDPKIQELVAGFYKEHFWDRMRLGELNSQKKADEIFIFGVNVGCKMAIKTAQRVAGVVDDGHMGEKSIDAINRIDEEVFDKEYDRLEIAYYDRLIERNPSYKIYARGWRNRALRV, encoded by the coding sequence ATGCCAAATTTCAGTAGATCGCTAGATATTTTATATGAGCTAGAATTTAATAGTCCAAGCAATGCCCTGCATAAAAATCCAACGGAGCCGGAGCTTACCTTTATGGGAATATACGCAAAGGCTAATCCGAATTGGCAAGGCTGGAATGAGATATATAGTGTGGTTAGGTATAGCAAAGATTTAAAAGAAGCCTCTATAAAGCTATATAATGATCCAAAGATACAAGAGCTGGTAGCCGGGTTTTATAAAGAGCATTTTTGGGATAGGATGAGACTAGGAGAGCTAAATTCTCAGAAAAAAGCTGATGAGATATTCATCTTTGGGGTGAATGTCGGATGTAAAATGGCTATAAAAACGGCTCAAAGAGTAGCAGGCGTAGTAGATGACGGACATATGGGAGAAAAGAGCATCGATGCTATCAATAGGATAGATGAAGAAGTATTCGACAAAGAGTATGACAGATTAGAGATAGCCTACTATGATAGACTGATTGAAAGAAATCCAAGCTACAAGATATACGCTAGAGGGTGGAGAAATAGAGCGCTGAGGGTTTAA